The Acanthopagrus latus isolate v.2019 chromosome 20, fAcaLat1.1, whole genome shotgun sequence genomic sequence GGTCATGTGTGAACTCTGAGTTACAGAGTTGCCAGGGCCACTTTATGTGGATAATGAGGGCTAGGGGTGTCTGGGTGTGAATGGATGTTAAGCTGTCCAGGGAGGGAACTCGGTGCTGCTCCGTAGGTGCATGATAAGTACCGCTGTAGGCCATCTCCTCTGGTCAAAGATAGTTGTTTCAGTTTAACGTGGTGTCTTTCAAACAATCTGTcctctctggccaagatgtgaacattgttgtcctcaaaggaataTCTGTTCTCCTCCAAATGTAAGTAGTCAGCcgagtcttgacctgaggagatGGCTCTCCTGTACTGTGCTGTTCGCTTATGGAGtggttggtttgttttcccAGTGTGCAATCTGTGCGGTCCTGGCTGCATTGTACAACATGAAATACATTAGTCTGCGTATGTGTAGAGTCTGTAGAGCAAACCCCGACCACACTGCGTTGTGTTCTGGTCCGCAATCAGACTCTGGACACAGGCGCATCATGTTGAACTTGGATTTATTCCTGTTTGAATCCAAAACGAGCAAAATGTTGTCACGTAGCTTCTATCTTctcaacagcacacacacacacacacacacacacacacacacacacacacacacacacacacacacacacacacacacacacagcagaaatgtgtttagCTTAGCTCTTCCAAACCCTCAAGCTGAAtatcaaacagacaaatacatGGTCTACCTGCCCTAATACCTGCCCTAAATCAGCATtaaaactttttcattttggtttatgGACGAGCTGCCTTAATACATGTTAAAATacagaggagaaagattttttttcattactccCAAAAAGCTCTTAAATAACACGTGCAAGAAACACGGTCCATTTTGTAACACAGATATGACTATTTGAGCCAAAAGGATCGTGAACGCAGAACACCTCAACGCATTGAATGGGAGAAAGATAAGGATTCTAGTTATGTCAACAATTAATCAGCCCCAGCAGATACCGTGTTCCCACCTCACTGCAATGAACACAACACACGctgaaacaaatttaaaaaagcaaactcTTCCAGGTGGAGCTGGATGGGCAGTAACAAACGCACCGTCCTGCACTAATGGAAGTGTTAGATtagattcaactttattgtcattgtgcgCAGTGCAAGTACAGAGACAACACAATACAGTTTGCATCcaaccagaagtgcaaaaagaaGCAGTAATGTTCAAGTGTGTTCAGAGTAAATAGTGCAGCAGAATGTAGACAGattcacagtatttacagtataaaaATAGGTCTAGGTAAGTATGTatagaataaaaaaattacTAGCAGTACTAAATGgagatacagtatgtacagtatatactaAAATGAATAGTAATACTAAGGTCTTTAATACTTTCTGACACAAATCTGTGTCTTTTACAACTGTGTTTACAGCCACTGAAAACATCGCCAGCTGTCGGAGAGCATCATGGGAGGAGCAGTGGTGGACGACGGGCCTCCCGGCGTGAAGGCGCCAGACGGCGGCTGGGGCTGGGCAGTGCTGGCCGGCTGCTTCGTCATCACCGGCTTCTCCTACGCCTTCCCCAAGGCTGTCAGCGTCTTCTTCAAGGAGCTGATCCGCGAGTTTGATGTCGGCTACAGTGACACCGCCTGGATCTCCTCAATTCTGCTTGCAATGCTTTACGGCACAGGTAGACTGGATGGATAATGTCTGATAGTGATTAACTGATTTGCTATATACCATATTACACATATGTATGCTGTAtgcttattattattgtgttttgcCCAGGCCCTCTGTGCAGTGTATTGGTAAACAGGTTCGGCTGCCGACCGGTGATGATGGTCGGAGGGCTCTTTGCCTCGCTGGGAATGATTTTGGCCTCCTTTGCCACCAGCATTATACACATCTACCTATGCACCGGAGTGATTACAGGTAAAGTCACAACGTAGTTTCACGAATAGGAAAAACGCAAACATGTAACTAGGAAACGGAAGACACCAGTCGATTTAAATGAATTAAGACGGGACAAAAACTCTGCTTGAAACAGTATTATTTGTCTGATAtggtttttttcctttctagtttctttaatgtcattttttgctGATGTTCTCCTGTTCGTGTAAGATGAACAGGAATGAAGAGTCTTCAGaaccagaatcagaaatcctttattTGTCCCGTAAAAATAGGGACATTTCTTCTCCACGGCAGCCAAAAGACAGTAACattgcaataaacaataatagtataaaataaacaatataacaaaaaggtaagaaatagaaatagactcATATACATTGTGTATACATACTATTTTACACTGTGAACAGTGTAATTGCAAGCAGTTTGGCAGTGTGTGgttgttaataaataataaatatgagtaTGAAAATTGTCCACATCTTATAGTGCCTCTGACAAATTACTTTTACATACTTGGTGTGGAGCCAAAATGCAGAGACCACAGGCAGAGAAACAGTCTTAAGGGCGTTTATttaacacacagatgttaaaCAATGAAACGTGAGGGCAGGCAGGTCGGGTGGCGTAGTGTGGAGATGACGGTTACttcctcatttttctttgaGGAAGTAACTTGAGCTTGATTATACTCACCACACATGACGGAACAATCTGGCACCGGGGTAATGGAGAAACTGTGGGTCATTCAAACAGAGGATGACGAACTGATGGGAAACAGgttcatctctctgctgcagcaggaaccGGTAAACACGGCCtggggaatgaagctgctctgcagtctggtgtTATGGCACCGGATACCTCTGTATCTGTAGCCAGATAGCAAAAGGCTAAACAGACTGTTGCTGGGGGTGGGTGTCCTATTTTAGCGTCCTTTGGGCTCTGCGCAGACATGCCACTTCACAGATGTGGTAGATGCTTTATAGATGGGCAGCAGTGATGTTCCGGGCGATTTTAATCGCCTGCCGTCGAGCCTTCCTGCTCTGGGCCGCGCATGAGTCATGttagtttgtgatgtttccattGCGCCTCTGTAAAAAAAACGACTGGAGTCGTTCTCTGGAATTTAGACTTCCTAAGTTTCCATAGGAAGTAGAACCcctttctgtgctgtttttttttttttagccaggGTTCTGACGTGTAATGATCAAGATTCTCCGTGATGGTAATTCCTATTAAAGTGTaactgctcacctgctccacctcatgACGTGGCGCACCACCCGtttgcccccctttttttctgaaatcaaTTATAAGCTCCCTGATTATGCTGACAATGAGCAGTGGATTATTCCTTAAATGAACTCCCATCActgtttaaaatatatatatgatgagAGTGTGGATCCAGAAaaccccctctctttttttttcccttgcacATCATGATAATCGTTATGCTATGGTGAGTAAGTGGAcctgatttaaacattttatttttttttagatgagtgtatgtgtgtgtgtgtcagttaatTACTTCTGTTCTCCTCAGGTCTGGGCCTGGCGTTGAACTTTCAGCCATCTCTGATTATGCTGAATCGCTACTTCAATCTGAAACGTCCTCTAGCCAACGgcctggcagcagcaggcagccctGTGGCGCTGTGCTGTCTCTCTCCGCTGGGACAGGTTCTCCAGTACCAGTATGGCTGGAGGGGGGGCTTCCTCATACTGGGAGGGATACTGCTCAACTGCTGTGCCTGCGGTGCCCTCATGCGGCCCTTGATCGCCACGAAGGCCCAGGGGCTCGATGAGAGCGCTCCTCCAGCTGCAACAGAGGAGAGGCCAAAGAAGAAACTGTTGGATTTCAGCGTGTTCAAGGACAGAGGCTTTGTCATCTACACCACCGCCGCATCCATTATGGTGTTGGGCTTGTTTGTGCCCCCAGTTTTCGTGGTCAGCTATGCTAAAACCCTCGGCTATGAGGACACTAAATCGGCACTGCTGCTCACCATCCTGGGATTCGTCGACATGTTTGCCCGGCCGCTGTCGGGACTCATAGCGGGAATGAAGTGCGTGCGGCCCAAGAGTGTCTACCTATTCGGCTTTGCCATTATCTTCAACGGGTGCACCGACCTCATAGGATCGCAGGTAACAATGCGGCGATGGGTTGTTCAATACAAAGACAATGGAGAGGAAACTGCAGCTCCAATCTGAACTGATTAACAAGGCCCTGCCTCATCACCTGCCCCTGTGTCGTGTTTTATAACACTTCCTGCTTATTTCCTTGCAGGCGACTGACTATTCAGGTCTGGTGGTCTTCTGCATCTTCTTTGGTATATCCTACGGCATGGTGGGAGCGCTGCAGTTCGAGGTCCTCATGGCCATCGTAGGGACGGAGAAGTTCTCCAGCGCCCTAGGCCTCGtgctgctgatggaggctgTTGCCGTTCTGCTGGGACCTCCCGGAGCAGGTCAGAGCACGGAGGGAATGACTGTGAATGTGTCTTTCCTCATGTTCAGTCTTcaaatttgtttatttgaaacGGCTATggttaattatttttcttactttcttagATATTTCAGTGTCCAtctaagtaaaaaaaataaataaataaaaaaaaataaaaaaacagcaacaggtTAAATAAAGGTGTCTGTCATGCAAATCACGTTTTTATATCATCTTCACTGATTTGtgaattcatattttatttaaagtgcCAACAGGTTCACACAgctttttggggggtttttgaatcaaaacaaaaaagccctAATCATTTTTGCCATGAAAACAAGTTTACATTTGATTTCTAGCCAtaactgctgatgaaaaatgttgtggTTATTGTTGTTTCTCGATTTTCTCAATTGCGGAATCTTGCACAGTGAAGCTGTTTTACTAGGATTGTTCTTGTACTTTCCCCCAGGTCGCCTGCTGGATGCCACCCATCAGTACATGCACGTCTTCCTGTTGGCAGGCTGTGAGGTCACACTGTCGGCTTTTGTCATCACTTTGGGGAACTTCTTTTGCATtagaaagaaacaagaagacCCGGAGGTTAACATGGAGATGGCTGTGACTGCTTCAGAGATGGAGAGGCTGAACCGTGCTGATGAAGGCCAGGAAGCCGACAAAGGCGAAATGCCGGGAGGAAAAGAGAATGGGACGGTTGATGCTGTGATGCCAGGGGaggtggtgatgatgaaggagaagggggaggagggcggAGATGAAAACAAGATGTTATGAAGAATAAGATTAGCAATGAGGAAAGGCGAACTGTGACACATGAGGACACAGAAGTGGATAATGATTTGCAAAGGcatggaaagagaaacagagaaagtaCAGGGGGACGGATGGTTTGGAAAGAGGGCAGatgttaccctttaaatgaaaTCCCCAATCTGATATAATGGATACATGGCGGAGGTGGTCCATTATTAAGATCTTCTGAATCAGAATTAGTTAAATGCTACATGTGATCACATCCTGTTTTCTAAACTCAGGACTCAAGCTAGTCTACTTCCTATTTCCCTAATGATTTTAAAtgagttcataaaaaaaaacaccttcactCAAGGTCCACCTGCTGACCTTTATCTGGaactttcagcttcttctcaCAGCCACCAGATGGGAGGCACTCAGTTAATACCTAGTTCTTGGTTCAAATGTGTATATGTCATGAACTGCAAGTGCAGTGGGGTTTCGTGATCCATGCTCAGGTCATGTGATGACAACTTAGCAAACTCAATTTGCTTATGAGGACTGTTTTGGAAAGCCAGTCAGTGGACCTTGGattatatggaaaaaaaaaaacaaaccctacTTCTTTGTTGCACTGTTTTCGCTTTATTTATTGCAAGTATTTATTGACATCGTATGTCAAATTAGGACAAGAACTCACACTCAGAGTAGAAAAGTGAAATTTTGCTAGTAAGTATTTGGGGCAGCTGTTGACTGATATATTTcaaatgaagtcttttttttcttttaactgctGTGTGCTATTTTCAAAGACTTCAGCCAGTTGCTGTGTGATGCATTAGTCTGAAGGATACTGGAACAAAGTTGGATTGTTAGTCACAGGGGACTATACCAGTGTTACACTCAGTTGATGAATGTATGTCCTATGCTGCCTTTACTTTTCTGGTCTATGAACACTCAaagctgcttggttcagtgttgGTAAGACACCAGAGAGTGTGAACAAGATGCTCTATTCCTTATTTATTACTCAACAGACCAACACAAGAAAGCAAGCCCAACTTGCTTGAGTGAAGAAATGTGGCACTCACTCATTGCACTTGAGTGAAGAAATGAGTGCGCTCACTCATTGCGTTTATTCTGAGTACTGTCTTGCACAATGTAGGCATGCAATGCctgttttccaaaataaatgacttttctCTTGAGATAAATGGCTGGCATCCTTGTACTGTTCAGCACAACGCTTACATTCACATCAAATGTGACTGTGCTTAGCTTCTGCCAGTTGACTTCTTCAGTGATTAATGTTAACTGGAGACCACACATTAGATTTCCAAGCTGTTGTACAAATGGGCAAAACCCATGTATGTGCGAATGAAGGTCTCCCAACTTTTTGCACCCTTTAAGTCTTCTTGCAGTCGGTCTTTCATCACTGACATAAACCGATTCATTCGCAGGTAGAATTAATTCAAGGCACAAAAAGGTACAAGtagttcatttatttacagtttaagtggcaaatataaatgtgataaaGTAAATCTTACTGATCTGGTTGCTTACATAATTCAATAGGTGTAGAGGGCTTAGCCAAAGTAGTCGAGgatcaaaatcaaaagtaagttaaaaaaaaaaaaaaaaaaatgagcagcaAGAATTATTATTAACGACAGGCATGGCATAAAGTTATTCATCACACACTGCTGCTAGAGAATCCTGTGAAAATATGGTTAGATTATCTCTCAACACAGAATCCTTTCAATAACTGTTAATGTAAGGGGATTCATTTAGAATGTGTTTCCCTGCAGGGATCACTTGAGTTCTCATACAAAGGGGCAAAAGCTGTGACAGGAAAGCATGTCGTATAAAGCTTCTTCCACATTCAGTGTGCCCACATCAATGCTTCATATAAGAACTCCATGGCTTTGAGGGGCCAGACTGACTACACTTGCGGTAGCCCAAATTTGCAACTAGGTTCCTTGACCAAGCTTAAAAGTTATGTTAGACCCCATTACTAAaagtc encodes the following:
- the LOC119009457 gene encoding monocarboxylate transporter 4-like — protein: MGGAVVDDGPPGVKAPDGGWGWAVLAGCFVITGFSYAFPKAVSVFFKELIREFDVGYSDTAWISSILLAMLYGTGPLCSVLVNRFGCRPVMMVGGLFASLGMILASFATSIIHIYLCTGVITGLGLALNFQPSLIMLNRYFNLKRPLANGLAAAGSPVALCCLSPLGQVLQYQYGWRGGFLILGGILLNCCACGALMRPLIATKAQGLDESAPPAATEERPKKKLLDFSVFKDRGFVIYTTAASIMVLGLFVPPVFVVSYAKTLGYEDTKSALLLTILGFVDMFARPLSGLIAGMKCVRPKSVYLFGFAIIFNGCTDLIGSQATDYSGLVVFCIFFGISYGMVGALQFEVLMAIVGTEKFSSALGLVLLMEAVAVLLGPPGAGRLLDATHQYMHVFLLAGCEVTLSAFVITLGNFFCIRKKQEDPEVNMEMAVTASEMERLNRADEGQEADKGEMPGGKENGTVDAVMPGEVVMMKEKGEEGGDENKML